DNA from Pelodiscus sinensis isolate JC-2024 chromosome 1, ASM4963464v1, whole genome shotgun sequence:
atttgttctttgtttgttccccaaatggagcagctcattcagctgttatatacttcccagagctttgaaaggggagggacacatgcctgcagggcagcagagatcacaaatcACTGAGCCCAGCCATcaaggcaggcattgtgggatgctgGTGGAAACCAGATCTCTCGACAAAACAAGCAAGAGTCCACagtggctctttgtcaacaataaagggagcgAAAAAGACAAATCtcttgcagggctggaagttttttgtcgccagaactgggtgtttttcctgacaaaagtcgcattgcagtgtaaacgctctcactgttttgtaaccaaaaggcaggttttggcaacaaaacacgCAGGTGTAACCAAGGCCTGAGCCATTGAACAGGGTGTGGAGCAGTGCCCTGAGGGATGCCTCTTTCTAGCataggcagggcctgggggcaaagAGCCTGGCAGTGCCCTACCTACCTCAGGAGTAGGGGGAAGCAGGCAGAGTGAACGATCCAAACAAAGCTTGTGCTGCAAAGTTGGGGTTCAGAACCATTTCTGGATCTGGGATTTGGGTCACGCCTGAGACACTATTGTGATAGAACCACTCTACAATAAAAGGACAGGAAAGCTTCCGGCTGATCCAGGACACCAGCTGACTTGTGTGATAAAGAAGCATTTGAAAATACCCTGACTtgggcggaggggggcggggggggggggggggaagggccacaTCAgggaaaatgtacatttttttcaTAGCTGCGCCACAGGAGAGTGCTTAAGACATAACCCTAAGAGCCAGGGTGCTAGGGTTCTGTCTGGCCAAGCCACTGACTGAGTTTCAgcaagtcttctcctttctattaccccatctgtaaaatgggcacaacTGCTTGCCTCTCTGTGTCACCATGAGGCTTAATCTGATGTGCATGaagtgctgggctgctgcacgACTGTGCATGGGGAATGGCAGTAGGTTTTAATACCCGCTTGTCCCCCTCCAGGTAATAACTCTGCCTACAGAATAGAAGACGCGAATGAAGACACCATCGGGGTCCTGGTGCGGCTGATCACGGAGAAGAAAGGTCAGTATCAAGGGAGGCGGGGCCCTCTGACCCAGGGGGCTGCCCATGGACTGAGAACTGCATGTTCCACTCAGGGGAGAGACCCGACGTGTCCTCCACTGGTGAGCGCTGCACTGGTGCTGGCCGGTGATTTAGATTTCCAGAGAGCTTCCTCTGTATGGCTCCAGCACCGGAGGGCTGTCCCTTGTCCTTCGCCAGCACGCCAAAGGGCACAGGTCTCCCTGCCTGTGGACCCGTGACTCGGCCCCAGGTCTGAGCCTGCAGAGCCCAACCTTAGAACAAGTAGGGCCCGGCCTGGGAGGGTCCACCTCGGTCCCTGACTTGGCCAGTGGCTGAACAGTTGGCCTGGTGTCTCCCTTTGCATCTGCCTTGAGTATCATCATGTTCCCttgtgtttgtttgctgccccccAGAGAACGCTGCTGCCCTGGAGGAGCTGCTGAAGGAGTACCACAGCAAACAGCTGGGGCAGGCCAGCCACAAGCCGGCTCCCAGGTAAGGGCATTGGGCCTGCACCCCCTGGTGGGGCTGGCTTCACTTGCAAATGTTGAGGGGAGAGGGACCTGCCTGAGCAGGGAAGGCTGGGAgtctgctcagggcagggaaaatccagggctgctgctggcatcTGAGGGGCCTGGCTAGCCCAGCTCCTTTTCCTTAAGGTCACCCCATAGAAAGCTCCCAGTTACCAGGAAACCCACTTGCCCACATCCCCGGTACAGCTCCGTCTTGCAGCCTGCCCCAAACCCAGCTCTCTGAGTCCCGCTCCCAAGGCAAACCCCTGTAGGGCTCCGCGGGGCTGTAGCTGGTTCGATCCCCTTGTAACCCCATTGGGAAACCAGTGCTGCCACCACGTGACCCAAAGGACCCACCGCGCTCGCTGCGCCAGGCAGAGAGCCGGGCTGACCCATCCTTGGGTGGGTCGCTCGAGCGAACGTGCTGGCGCTGGCTCCGGGAGGAAGGACACAGGCTGGTCCCTCCGGCCAGTGATCCAGCTTCGTGCTCAGGGTAACTCTATGGCGCTGTGTGCAGGTGAGTGGCTGGCTCCTGGTGCTCCCCGGCATGGAGCTGGGATACAGGCTTGCAAGCGTTCCAAGCCGTTGTGTGCAGGGCTTGTGTCTCCCCTGTCACAGACCCTGGCCTACCCCCCCATTTGCAGGGAGACTTTAACTAGGGCTTCACTCACTCCCCTCTCCTCACTTGCTGACTATCTCTCCCCAGCAAGCTGCACTTCCTACCGCACATCCCCCACATCTGCCGGCACCAGCACCACCTGCACAcggtgcagggcctggccactcGCTCAGGCCCCAGCTGCACGCGCTGCTGCCAGAGGAAGTGGCCGGAGGTGCTGCTTACTCCAGAAACTGCAGCCACCGCCGCGGCCTCCGTCATCACCACGACCGCCAGCGCCAAGCCGACAAAGCCGGGCGGCAAGGCCGGCAGGCCGGGCGAGATCACCATCCTCTCCGTGGGCAGGTGAGAGGAGCAGatctgggcgggggtgggggtagtTCCCTGTCACGCACAGAACAGTTGGGAATGGAGCTGGGCATGCCCAaggcctgggccctcagccccACATCACAGCTCAGACCCAGCTAGGAGCACACTCCAGACCCACGGGCTGTCCAGTCAGGTGCAGCCCTCAATGCCCCATTGTGCATCCCAACCCCCCACGGTCTGGCAGGCCCTGTTAAACCGAGCCCTCCCCTAATGATCCCCAGCCCACTGCAGAGAGCCAGTCCTGGAGGCAGCAGCTCAAAGCCCTCAGGCCTGGAATGGCTCCActgtgatggagaggaggaaagaTGGCTTCTTTCGTAGCTGGGTCCCATGTCTGGCTTGCCCAGGGCGGGGTCTTCATCCCGCACTAGGGGCTGAACGGCACCTGAGTCTGAGCCCAGAGAACTGGGTCTTCTGTCCTAGGCAGTGGAGGGTTGTGGCTTAAAATCCTGAGCTcctgagaatagtgatagaaatgtagccgtgttagtctggtgtagctgaaacaaaatacaggactatgagACCCACTGCCAACAGGTCCTCCACTGGCCCCGTGTTACATATGGACCAGGCCTCTCTAAGCAGAGGCATGTCTGGGCACGGCACGCTGCCCCCTCTTAGTGCCCAGAGAGAATATCCTGAGCACCAAGGTGGGGTCACTTGTTCCGCCATCTGTGGGAACACGCCGGCTGGGATTGAACATGGGCCAAACAGCGAGGGCTAGCCAAGATGCACCAGCACTCTGTGTTAAACCTGGGTATGTGGGCTAGAGAGGGGGACTAGCAGCCTGGCCTCCAGCTCTGCCGCTCCTCACTCGGTGACCTTGGGCAGGCTGCGTGCCCTGTGTGccccagtttctccatctgtgcaACGAGGCATAGACCAGCCTTTGTAAGGCCCAGCGGGGAGATGCAGCTGTGTCTGCTCAGCGTCTTTCCCAGTCAGTCAGGCCCTGCCCACTTCCACCTATGGAGTGATGCTGGCTCGGGGGGCTCATGCCCCCGGGGTGGTGATCATCTCTGGGCCCCGCTGCAGTTTCTCTGGCCCACACACTGCTGTGTCTGCAGGTTCCGCGTGGCTCGCATCCCCGAGCAGAAGCCCAACCCACCGGAAGTAAAAACCATCTTGGAGGGCGGTGGAGCCGAGCCGACTGACTCCCCCTGCAGCCGCCTCTCCGCCGAGCAGAAACCGCTGGTGGGCAGCGGAACCAGGTCAAAGTGGCTGAAAACAACCGACAGCCAACAAGAGGTGAGTGTACACCGGAGGGGCCGGGGCGCCTGAACAGCGAGGGTTCCAGCGTCCCCTGCCCCGAGGTGATAACCGTGCTCTCTGAGaactggcctccctcccccatctccggGAGCTCTGCGTTGTCAGCCAGTTGCTTGTGTAAGGAACTCCCATCTCACTGCACGGCCCAGACGAGGCGATTTCAcccagagctgtgggggagggggacagcttCTCTTGGGAATATCCACCCAGACTATGCTGTCCTGTATCAGTGCCCAGGGTCAGCCAGCTGGGCTTAGCCATAGGCCCGGGGACCCAAACCGCCGCCTGCTGGTCAGAGTGCTGCTGAGGCAGGCGGAGTGAGATGGCTCTTCTGCCTCTCTGGCCTGCTCAGCCTGTGGCCTCTCTGTGGCTGACGCCAGTTGGAGGACAGTGTTTTGGGGCTGTGGACTCTGAGCCCTGCAATGAACCAGCAGTCTTGCTGTACAAAGAGCAGCCATCCGGCAGCAGCGTGGAGGTGATGTGCACCGAGCATTCTTCGCGATTCCCCTGGGCCAGGGGACGATGGGGCTGCCGTGTGGCACTGCTCCTCCAGGGGATGTGCTGCTTTCTGCGACATCAAGCCTGCACTTTACAGACAAACAGCCGCTCTTCCGGGTGGTGCCGGgccccctggctcctcccctaGTCTATGGGACCTGTGGATCCTCAACTCCTCTGAGCACCAGGCCACAAGCTTCTTGCTGTGACTGCAAAGCACCCTGCCCAAAGTGGAGTCTTAGTGAGTCTCCTGTGTCAGGAACCCCAGCACCGtgacctgcctgcagcccccttcACGGGGCGCTAACAGTGGGGCTGGACACTGACAGCGAACGATCCCGCTGCTGCGTCATCCGCACGCAACATCCAGCCGCTGCGAGTAGATCCCGGTGATCTGGGTGACTCTCATGTCAGTGACCACCCTTTTTGTCCCGCCTGCCACATGCCCTTTGGCCTCTCAGGTACCACATGTTGGAATACTGAAACCAGGATCTGAAAAGCAACAGCCCCTCTcctatccccaccccccccacagtAGTTGAGGACTTGATCCACGATTTCTGAGCCAGACCCGGCAGGGAATCTCGCAAATGGGCTGCTCTCCAGTAGAGAccatctgcagcagcagcagtctgtcACACACCCGGGCTGCATGGGAGCATCATGGGACATTCCTGTTGTGGCGCTTCATACATTATAAAAGCAGGCGCAGGCTAATGTCAGGGGGGTGCCCTGATCCATAGTGACATGCTCTGCGGCGTTGTGATGCCAGTGCATAGCTGGGATCTCTGGCTCAgatgccccagctgctctgggctgTTTACCTGGGAGTCTCTTATACTTGCGGCTGGGTGACAGGTTTTGTTTTCAGGACGTTGTGTTTCCTGCCCTGCACGGTGGCTGCTCTGTGACAGTCGGGCTGTGGTCTCCGGGAAGCTCTCATTGCATAGGGAGAGGCGAGGCTGGGTGAGCCTGTATGTGCTGTTAGAAGGCCATACTCAACTCACCTGTTCCCTTGCTCCATAAAGTTCTTCTAAGCCTCCCTCCCACCTGGGTGAGGTGGGGAAAGTAGGATTAGCTCTGCTTTatgaatggggaaactgaggcactggcacactgaggccttgtctacagagGGACACACAGGACAGTTAATCTGGATGTAACTTCAGAAGTGAATTCAAGTGTCCTAAATTCGGTTTAGTTTAAACGAATTATTGCTACTTTAAGTTCTGAGTGAGTGGAGTTGAATCATGCT
Protein-coding regions in this window:
- the RELT gene encoding tumor necrosis factor receptor superfamily member 19L isoform X2; protein product: MSCQACSPGTFSASHSLAPCSPQTHCEARKRVRASPGTAAADSQCGGCMPGFYSPEGETDPTAECLPCSSAPQSMPGCPEPKPWLPRLVRNVEARHRRDERAASNGTREGKREEKATQYAVLAIVPVFCLMGLLGILVCNLLKKKGYHCTAHKETDEEMVKVERGGNNSAYRIEDANEDTIGVLVRLITEKKENAAALEELLKEYHSKQLGQASHKPAPSKLHFLPHIPHICRHQHHLHTVQGLATRSGPSCTRCCQRKWPEVLLTPETAATAAASVITTTASAKPTKPGGKAGRPGEITILSVGRFRVARIPEQKPNPPEVKTILEGGGAEPTDSPCSRLSAEQKPLVGSGTRSKWLKTTDSQQEVII